In Malus sylvestris chromosome 16, drMalSylv7.2, whole genome shotgun sequence, the following are encoded in one genomic region:
- the LOC126609212 gene encoding S-protein homolog 5-like, whose product MAFYFRNVFLLIVLVLFLSITCEAGILPHKRSINSTNDVGAELAMHCKSKNDDLGAHAIPDKGSYAFTFRPNILGTTQFWCSFAWGSEFHYFDIYIHKRDDWLCNYCLWIIKPTGPCMWNYDTNAWDICSKWNES is encoded by the coding sequence ATGGCTTTCTACTTTAGAAATGTATTTCTGCTGATAGTGTTGGTGTTGTTCCTAAGTATTACGTGCGAAGCAGGGATTTTGCCGCATAAAAGAAGTATTAATAGCACCAACGATGTAGGCGCAGAGTTGGCGATGCACTGTAAATCCAAGAACGACGATCTTGGTGCCCATGCAATTCCTGATAAAGGCAGCTACGCATTTACTTTTAGACCTAATATTTTGGGGACTACACAGTTCTGGTGCAGTTTCGCATGGGGGTCTGAATTTCATTATTTcgacatatacatacataaaagAGACGATTGGTTGTGTAATTACTGCTTGTGGATTATAAAGCCAACTGGTCCATGCATGTGGAACTACGATACCAATGCGTGGGACATTTGCAGCAAGTGGAACGAGAGTTAG